One Acidobacteriota bacterium genomic region harbors:
- a CDS encoding ACT domain-containing protein, whose translation MNVIPSEGYSITLRLRLENRPGMLGHVTSAIGDAGGNIGAIDIVEVGAHHLIRDITVATGNDEHADSIADAVRAVEGVTVINVSDRTFLRHIGGKIEITNKRPLQNRSDLSIAYTPGVARVSMAIYKDPEKVYNLTIKRNCIAVVTDGTAVLGLGDIGPAAALPVMEGKAMLFKEFAGIDAFPICLDTKDTDEIVRTVKAIAPVFGGINLEDIASPRCFEVEQRLKRELDIPVFHDDQHGTAVVVMAALINALKIVNKRIEDIKIVVVGVGAAGTACTKMLLSAGARNVIGFDLHGAVYRGRTEGMNDAVEWYANHTNPDNLKGSLNELIAGADLFLGLSGPDVLKVEMLQKMNRDPIVFALANPTPEIMPEEAWPYVKVMATGRSDYPNQINNVLCFPGIFRGALDCRATDINEEMKMAAAQAIASVISPEELHPEYIIPSVFNRQVAPLVAKAVEEAARRSGVARRERS comes from the coding sequence ATGAACGTCATACCGAGTGAAGGCTACAGCATCACTCTGCGCTTGCGCCTGGAAAATCGCCCCGGAATGTTGGGGCATGTCACTTCGGCCATCGGCGACGCAGGCGGAAACATCGGCGCAATTGACATTGTCGAAGTCGGCGCGCATCACCTGATTCGCGACATCACCGTCGCCACCGGCAACGATGAACACGCCGACAGCATCGCCGATGCCGTACGCGCGGTCGAAGGCGTCACGGTCATCAACGTTTCCGACCGGACGTTTTTGCGCCACATCGGCGGCAAAATCGAAATCACGAACAAACGTCCACTGCAAAACCGGTCTGATCTTTCCATCGCCTACACGCCGGGCGTTGCGCGCGTTTCGATGGCCATCTATAAAGACCCGGAAAAAGTTTACAACCTGACGATCAAACGCAACTGCATTGCCGTCGTCACTGACGGCACGGCGGTGCTGGGGCTGGGAGACATCGGCCCGGCGGCGGCGTTGCCGGTGATGGAAGGCAAAGCCATGCTGTTCAAGGAGTTCGCCGGAATTGATGCGTTCCCGATTTGCCTGGACACCAAGGACACAGACGAAATCGTCCGCACCGTCAAAGCGATTGCGCCGGTGTTTGGCGGCATCAACCTGGAAGACATTGCCTCGCCGCGCTGTTTTGAAGTCGAGCAGCGATTGAAGCGCGAACTGGACATTCCCGTATTCCACGACGACCAGCACGGAACCGCCGTCGTCGTGATGGCGGCGCTGATCAACGCGCTGAAGATCGTCAACAAACGAATCGAAGACATCAAAATCGTCGTTGTGGGCGTGGGCGCAGCAGGAACCGCCTGCACCAAAATGTTGCTGAGCGCCGGAGCGCGAAACGTCATTGGATTTGATTTGCACGGAGCGGTTTATCGTGGTCGCACTGAAGGCATGAATGATGCCGTCGAGTGGTACGCCAACCACACCAATCCGGATAATTTGAAAGGTTCATTGAATGAATTGATCGCCGGAGCCGATTTGTTTCTCGGCTTATCCGGGCCGGACGTGCTGAAAGTCGAGATGCTGCAAAAGATGAATCGCGACCCGATTGTCTTTGCGCTGGCCAACCCTACGCCGGAAATCATGCCCGAAGAAGCCTGGCCGTATGTCAAAGTCATGGCGACCGGGCGCTCCGATTACCCAAACCAGATCAACAATGTATTGTGTTTCCCCGGTATCTTTCGCGGCGCACTGGATTGCCGCGCCACAGACATCAATGAAGAGATGAAAATGGCCGCCGCCCAGGCAATTGCCTCTGTGATCTCCCCTGAAGAACTTCACCCGGAATACATCATCCCGTCAGTGTTCAACCGGCAGGTCGCGCCGCTGGTGGCCAAGGCTGTTGAAGAAGCCGCACGCCGCAGCGGAGTTGCGCGTCGCGAACGATCCTGA
- a CDS encoding tetratricopeptide repeat protein produces the protein MLNRQLSNRASGWRNVIRIIAAMLGILACGWLTVDAAGRGISRLLSDYGLRANLPIVADRAVSYRADDPETRFYRAQVFAGSGDPAAAAQELERAVSLRPRDHTLWVELGLARDQAGDADGSIAAFQQATRLAPYYAQPRWQLGNALIRVGRYDEAFIELRGAVASDPALLPNTIDLAYGLYAGDAAAVERAIQPQTPSARFTLARFFARNEKPDDALRLFHASGRVSEADRQKLLSELFAAKQFPAAYEVWTSGLDEAHRTIIGSKGPLIDGSFEDEVRTAAITTFGWRIDRDQRAVKTSLNTREPHSGARSLLVEWNGDPQPSTAVASQVVLVAPGKVYRVSFWVRTEELVTAGSPIITVTDAGKTERLLTYSASLKQTSNEWRQYSLQFETNADTQAVNIAVRREGCVATPCPIFGRIWFDDFALGNP, from the coding sequence TTGTTAAATCGGCAATTGAGTAATCGTGCGTCTGGATGGCGCAACGTCATACGTATCATCGCAGCGATGCTTGGTATTCTGGCTTGTGGCTGGTTGACGGTGGATGCTGCAGGAAGAGGAATTTCCCGTTTGCTTTCCGATTACGGCTTGCGGGCAAACCTGCCAATCGTGGCGGATCGAGCAGTCAGTTACAGAGCCGATGATCCGGAAACACGATTCTATCGCGCGCAGGTCTTCGCCGGATCGGGAGATCCTGCCGCAGCGGCGCAGGAGTTGGAGCGCGCGGTGTCATTGCGTCCGCGCGACCACACATTGTGGGTTGAGTTGGGATTGGCGCGCGATCAAGCTGGAGATGCAGATGGTTCAATTGCGGCTTTTCAGCAAGCCACGCGGCTGGCGCCGTATTATGCGCAACCGCGTTGGCAATTGGGGAATGCATTGATTCGCGTTGGGCGCTACGACGAAGCGTTCATTGAATTACGAGGCGCAGTTGCCAGCGACCCGGCGCTGCTTCCCAACACGATTGATCTGGCTTACGGGTTGTATGCCGGTGATGCTGCGGCTGTGGAACGTGCAATTCAACCGCAAACCCCGTCGGCGAGGTTTACTCTGGCACGATTTTTTGCCCGAAATGAAAAGCCGGATGATGCGCTCCGGTTATTCCATGCCTCAGGACGAGTTTCCGAAGCCGACCGGCAAAAACTGCTCTCCGAATTATTTGCCGCCAAACAATTTCCAGCGGCGTATGAAGTCTGGACCAGCGGCCTGGATGAAGCTCATCGCACAATCATTGGGAGCAAAGGTCCATTGATTGACGGAAGTTTTGAAGACGAAGTGCGGACTGCTGCCATCACAACGTTTGGCTGGCGCATTGATCGCGATCAACGCGCTGTCAAAACTTCGCTGAACACGCGTGAGCCTCACTCTGGCGCTCGCAGCCTGCTTGTGGAATGGAATGGCGACCCGCAACCTTCGACGGCGGTCGCTTCGCAAGTGGTTTTGGTCGCTCCGGGAAAAGTATACCGGGTGAGTTTCTGGGTTCGCACCGAGGAGTTGGTCACCGCCGGATCGCCCATTATCACTGTTACTGACGCCGGAAAAACGGAACGCCTGCTGACGTATTCCGCCTCTTTGAAGCAAACCTCCAATGAGTGGCGGCAGTATTCGTTGCAATTTGAAACCAACGCCGACACACAAGCCGTCAACATCGCCGTTCGCCGCGAAGGGTGTGTCGCCACACCTTGTCCAATTTTCGGGCGAATCTGGTTTGATGATTTCGCGCTTGGCAATCCTTAA
- a CDS encoding sulfatase, with amino-acid sequence MPKLLIFTLLFASVLIAREVSIQAQKSSTAAKPAKQYNVLFISTDDMNNDLGCYGHPLVKSPNIDRLAAQGVMFDRAYCQFPLCSPSRSSLMTGLRPDTTEVYDLQKHFRSVLPDVVTLPQLFMKNGYFAARVGKIYHYGNPGQIGTDGLDDPQSWNMVVNPRGVDKDEEKVLTNYTPTRGLGSSLSFYASPAPDEDHTDGKVAAETIKLLEANKDRPFFIAAGFYRPHCPFIAPKKYFDLYPLEKIAAPKFSPEEWKMVPAPALWLKEPNFGVTADQQREAIRAYYASISFVDANVGRLMDALKRLNLADNTIIVFWSDHGYLLGQHGQWMKQSLFEGSARNPMIIAGPGVSKGKASPRTVEFVDIYPTLAEMCGLKGAPKNLAGRSMRPLLVNPKAIWNKPAITQVERGAAANRFMGYSIRTERWRYTEWDGGRKGAELYDETADPEEMKNLANDPKFASTLAELKRLLNARLTTQPGK; translated from the coding sequence ATGCCCAAACTCCTGATTTTTACCTTGCTCTTCGCCTCTGTTTTGATTGCGCGCGAAGTTTCAATCCAGGCTCAAAAATCCTCTACTGCTGCAAAACCGGCAAAACAATACAACGTGTTGTTCATTTCCACTGACGACATGAACAACGACCTGGGATGTTACGGCCATCCGCTGGTCAAATCACCGAACATTGATCGGCTGGCCGCACAAGGCGTGATGTTCGACCGGGCGTACTGTCAATTTCCGTTGTGCAGCCCCAGCCGATCCAGCCTGATGACCGGCCTTCGGCCAGACACGACCGAAGTGTATGACCTGCAAAAACACTTTCGCTCCGTGTTGCCGGACGTTGTCACCTTGCCGCAACTGTTTATGAAAAACGGATATTTCGCGGCGCGCGTCGGCAAAATCTACCATTACGGCAATCCCGGGCAGATCGGCACGGACGGTCTGGACGATCCGCAATCCTGGAACATGGTGGTCAATCCGCGCGGCGTGGACAAGGACGAAGAAAAGGTACTGACCAATTACACGCCCACGCGCGGGCTTGGCAGTTCGCTGTCGTTTTACGCTTCGCCTGCGCCGGATGAAGACCACACCGACGGAAAAGTCGCTGCGGAAACCATCAAGCTGCTCGAAGCAAACAAAGACCGTCCGTTTTTCATTGCCGCAGGCTTTTATCGCCCGCACTGTCCGTTCATCGCGCCGAAAAAGTATTTTGACCTGTATCCGTTGGAGAAAATCGCCGCGCCGAAGTTTTCGCCGGAAGAATGGAAAATGGTTCCTGCTCCGGCATTGTGGCTAAAGGAACCAAACTTTGGTGTGACCGCCGACCAACAGCGCGAAGCGATTCGCGCGTACTATGCTTCGATCAGTTTTGTGGATGCAAATGTAGGCAGGTTGATGGACGCGCTGAAGCGGCTGAACTTGGCCGATAACACCATCATTGTGTTCTGGAGCGATCACGGCTACTTGCTCGGCCAGCACGGACAATGGATGAAACAATCGCTGTTCGAAGGTTCGGCGCGTAATCCGATGATTATCGCCGGCCCCGGTGTATCCAAAGGTAAGGCTTCGCCGCGCACAGTTGAGTTCGTGGACATTTACCCGACGCTGGCGGAAATGTGCGGATTAAAGGGCGCTCCGAAAAATCTGGCTGGGCGCAGCATGCGACCGCTGTTGGTAAACCCCAAGGCCATCTGGAACAAACCAGCCATCACACAGGTTGAACGTGGCGCAGCAGCGAACAGATTTATGGGATACAGCATTCGCACGGAACGCTGGCGGTATACGGAATGGGACGGAGGCAGGAAAGGGGCCGAGCTTTATGACGAAACCGCCGACCCTGAAGAGATGAAGAATCTGGCGAACGATCCGAAATTTGCTTCAACGCTTGCCGAACTGAAACGGTTGCTGAATGCAAGGCTGACGACGCAACCCGGCAAATGA